The proteins below come from a single Zhouia spongiae genomic window:
- a CDS encoding OmpA family protein — translation MKHLSKILVASLLFVGLSSVHAQDKNNPWQLSFGVNAVDVYPTNEPGMGDWFAEYFNVEDHWNILPSISYVAVSRNVGDKFSVGVRGSLNKIDKWGDVDVDDLSYYGIDGTIKYNFLEETKLDPFIEVGGGYTWIDELGAGTVNGGLGLNYWFTENLGLTAQSSYKHSFEDRLAPHFQHMVGLSIKFGGTDTDGDGIYDKDDACPEVAGLAAFNGCPDSDGDGIEDSKDACPNEAGPAELNGCPDSDGDGVADKDDACPNTPGLKELNGCPDRDGDGVADKDDKCPDVAGPASTNGCPDRDGDGVLDKDDRCPDTPGTVANQGCPEVTEAVQKALNEYAKTILFDTGKSTIKSESQKVLNDIINILKEYPNSKFHIEGHTDSTGSESLNMRLSKARANAVEAYLESNGISADRLTSEGYGESKPIASNATRDGRRQNRRVEINLVKN, via the coding sequence ATGAAACATCTTAGCAAAATTTTAGTTGCTTCTTTACTTTTTGTAGGGTTAAGCAGCGTACATGCGCAAGACAAAAACAACCCATGGCAACTTAGTTTTGGTGTGAACGCAGTTGACGTATATCCAACTAACGAACCTGGTATGGGTGATTGGTTTGCAGAGTACTTCAACGTAGAAGATCACTGGAACATTTTACCTTCCATCTCTTATGTTGCAGTTTCAAGAAATGTAGGTGATAAGTTCTCAGTTGGAGTTCGCGGGTCACTTAACAAGATTGATAAGTGGGGAGATGTAGACGTAGATGACCTTTCATACTACGGAATCGACGGTACTATCAAGTACAACTTCCTTGAAGAAACCAAATTGGATCCATTCATTGAAGTTGGTGGTGGTTACACTTGGATTGACGAGTTAGGTGCCGGTACTGTTAACGGAGGTCTTGGTCTTAACTACTGGTTTACTGAAAACCTTGGTTTGACTGCTCAGTCTTCTTACAAGCATTCTTTCGAAGACAGATTAGCGCCTCACTTCCAGCACATGGTAGGTCTTTCTATCAAATTTGGTGGAACTGACACTGACGGTGATGGTATCTACGACAAGGATGATGCTTGTCCGGAAGTTGCCGGTTTAGCAGCTTTCAACGGTTGTCCTGATTCTGACGGTGACGGTATCGAAGATTCTAAAGATGCTTGTCCTAACGAGGCCGGTCCTGCTGAATTAAACGGATGTCCTGATTCTGACGGTGACGGTGTTGCTGATAAAGATGACGCATGTCCTAACACTCCGGGACTTAAAGAATTAAACGGTTGTCCAGACAGAGACGGTGACGGTGTTGCTGATAAAGATGACAAGTGTCCGGATGTTGCCGGTCCTGCATCTACTAACGGTTGTCCGGACAGAGATGGTGACGGTGTATTAGACAAAGATGACAGATGTCCTGATACTCCTGGTACTGTAGCCAACCAAGGTTGTCCTGAAGTAACAGAAGCTGTGCAAAAAGCTTTAAACGAGTACGCTAAGACAATCTTATTCGACACAGGTAAATCTACTATCAAGTCTGAGTCTCAAAAGGTTCTTAACGATATCATCAATATCCTTAAAGAATATCCTAATTCTAAGTTCCACATTGAAGGTCATACTGACAGCACTGGTAGCGAGTCTCTAAACATGAGATTATCTAAAGCAAGAGCTAACGCTGTTGAAGCTTACCTAGAATCAAATGGTATCTCTGCTGACAGATTAACTTCTGAAGGTTACGGTGAGTCTAAGCCAATTGCTTCTAACGCTACAAGAGACGGTAGACGTCAAAACAGAAGAGTTGAAATCAACTTGGTGAAAAACTAA
- the kbl gene encoding glycine C-acetyltransferase, with amino-acid sequence MYGKIKEHLQNELQEIENAGLYKKERIITTPQDAVIKISTGQEVINFCANNYLGLSSHPEVVKAAKDALDTHGFGMSSVRFICGTQDIHKELEQKIAGFYGTEDTILYAAAFDANGGVFEPLLGPEDAIISDSLNHASIIDGVRLCKAKRFRYENNNMQDLEEKLKEANESGARFKVIVTDGVFSMDGLVAPLDQICDLADKYDALVMIDECHAAGFIGETGRGTLEEKGVMGRIDIITGTLGKALGGAMGGYTTGKKEIIEILRQRSRPYLFSNSLAPAIVGASIKVFDMLSDNTELRDKLQWNTEYFKKGMKEAGLDIIDGDSAIIPVMLYDAKLSQVMADKLLERGIYVIGFFYPVVPKDKARIRVQLSAAHTKEHLDKAISAFKEVAEELEII; translated from the coding sequence ATGTACGGAAAAATTAAAGAACATCTTCAAAACGAGCTTCAGGAAATAGAAAATGCCGGATTGTACAAGAAAGAAAGAATCATTACAACGCCTCAGGATGCAGTGATCAAAATCTCTACCGGCCAGGAGGTCATCAACTTTTGTGCAAACAACTATTTAGGACTTTCTTCTCACCCGGAAGTCGTAAAGGCAGCCAAAGACGCTCTGGATACTCACGGCTTTGGAATGTCATCAGTGCGTTTTATCTGCGGAACCCAGGACATCCACAAAGAACTGGAACAAAAAATCGCAGGTTTTTACGGTACGGAAGATACCATCCTTTATGCGGCTGCATTCGATGCCAATGGCGGCGTATTTGAACCTCTGCTGGGGCCGGAAGACGCCATCATTTCAGATTCGTTAAACCACGCCTCCATCATAGACGGAGTACGCCTGTGTAAAGCTAAACGTTTCCGATATGAAAACAACAACATGCAAGACCTCGAAGAAAAATTAAAAGAGGCTAACGAAAGTGGAGCCCGCTTTAAAGTAATTGTAACCGATGGTGTATTTTCTATGGACGGATTGGTTGCTCCTCTCGATCAAATCTGTGATCTGGCCGATAAATACGATGCATTGGTAATGATTGATGAATGCCATGCAGCCGGCTTCATAGGCGAGACCGGAAGAGGGACCCTGGAAGAAAAAGGGGTCATGGGCAGAATCGATATCATAACAGGTACACTCGGAAAAGCGTTAGGCGGCGCCATGGGCGGTTATACAACCGGAAAAAAAGAAATTATCGAAATACTCCGTCAGCGCTCAAGACCCTACTTATTCTCCAACTCCTTAGCCCCGGCTATCGTAGGTGCCAGCATCAAGGTTTTTGACATGCTGTCGGACAACACCGAACTCAGAGACAAACTACAATGGAATACAGAATACTTTAAAAAAGGTATGAAGGAGGCAGGACTGGATATCATTGACGGTGATTCAGCTATCATACCCGTAATGCTATACGATGCCAAACTCTCTCAGGTCATGGCAGATAAGCTGCTTGAAAGAGGAATCTATGTCATAGGATTCTTCTATCCTGTAGTTCCGAAAGACAAAGCAAGGATCAGGGTACAGTTGTCTGCTGCCCACACAAAAGAACATCTCGACAAGGCTATTTCAGCATTCAAAGAGGTTGCCGAAGAACTCGAAATCATTTAA
- a CDS encoding UvrD-helicase domain-containing protein — protein sequence MNPTTPQFLIYNASAGSGKTFTLVKNYLKTLLSNNSPDTFKQVLAITFTNKAVAEMKTRVVENLKEFAAEEILTAPSDMFLAIKNDLNTDAKTLHNRASRTLQRILHNYAFFDIVTIDKFNHRLLRTFAFDLKLPSNFEVALDTDLILQQAVDNLIYKAGEDNLLTKTLIDFALEKADEDKSWDITRDLNQIGRLLTNETHLEHVNEINDKSLKDFSNLAKHIKTLRKRLNEDIKKQGLSVLKELHNNNLDASCFLRGTLYNHFKSISEGNNLDKLYNNKLDENLENGSNLYKKATDPETASAIDSLAPRLHQVFLEIKKKVFHLDFLDNFYKNLIPLSLLNAINQELEKLKEDENILLISDFNEIISKAISNQPAPFIYERIGEKYKHFFADEFQDTSEMQWKNIQPLISNALEGETLSGKKGSLLIVGDAKQAIYRWRGGKAEQFIELYNCFNPFQVEKEVENLPKNYRSYSEIIIFNNDFFRHISQHLTKPEYCDLFKNKSHQEINTKKGGYVNIELLEKESSDELDYCGATLETINSLIARGYELKDICILTRKKKEGLSIAHFLTEKNIPIVSSESLLLKNNRKIHFLTNLMQYAAIPENKEVQVHLLHFLAEKKNITDKHNFIKEGIDDFDSLLRKEGFETNDFTEFPLLNAVMYAINSFELSNASDAYLQYFLDVILDFSQQHQGNLIDFLDYWDKKKDTLSIVAPEGLNAIQLMTVHKSKGLEFPIVIFPFAHSNIYEEIDPKIWHPLHEDLFSIKSALLSKNKKMASYGEPGETLYNEDQSKLELDQFNVLYVALTRAVERLYIITRKDISQKGEESLNYFSGLFINFLKSKGLWNENQYIYSFGNPERVSAKASKESAQETVPFSINESNRSRLKLVTKTGSLWDTHQEKAIERGNLYHNLLAGIKYSCQFDEATEQALNKGIYDEAELNIAKDMLHKLIHHKDLTRYFSDEYIVLNEKEIYTADGQSLRPDRIVIKNNKAVLIDYKTGNTSDRYIRQINTYAQALKDIGYEVERKLLVFINDEVEIIEV from the coding sequence TTGAATCCCACGACTCCACAATTTTTAATTTATAATGCTTCGGCAGGTTCAGGAAAAACGTTTACTCTGGTTAAAAACTATCTTAAAACACTCCTGTCAAACAATAGCCCTGATACTTTTAAACAGGTATTGGCCATTACTTTCACCAATAAAGCTGTTGCCGAAATGAAAACCAGGGTCGTGGAAAACTTAAAAGAATTTGCTGCTGAAGAGATTCTCACCGCTCCCTCTGATATGTTCCTGGCCATCAAAAACGACCTGAACACCGACGCTAAAACACTACACAACCGAGCTTCGAGGACTTTACAAAGAATTCTGCATAACTACGCATTTTTCGATATCGTCACTATCGATAAATTCAATCATCGGTTATTAAGAACTTTTGCCTTTGACCTAAAACTTCCATCAAATTTTGAAGTGGCATTAGATACTGACCTCATACTGCAACAGGCAGTAGATAACCTAATCTACAAAGCCGGTGAAGATAACCTGCTCACAAAAACGCTCATTGATTTTGCATTGGAAAAGGCTGATGAAGACAAAAGCTGGGACATCACACGAGACCTTAACCAAATAGGCCGGCTCCTTACCAACGAAACACACCTGGAGCACGTAAACGAGATTAACGATAAATCACTAAAAGATTTTTCGAATCTGGCCAAACATATAAAAACGCTGCGAAAGAGATTAAATGAAGATATTAAAAAGCAAGGGCTGTCGGTCCTGAAAGAACTGCACAACAACAACCTGGATGCTTCCTGCTTTTTAAGAGGTACTTTATACAATCATTTCAAAAGTATCTCTGAAGGAAATAACCTCGACAAACTATACAACAACAAGCTGGATGAGAATTTAGAAAACGGCAGCAACCTGTATAAAAAAGCCACCGATCCTGAAACTGCTTCAGCAATAGACAGCCTTGCTCCAAGACTGCATCAGGTATTTCTTGAAATCAAAAAGAAGGTCTTTCATTTGGATTTCCTCGATAATTTCTATAAAAACCTGATTCCGCTTTCTCTCTTGAATGCCATCAATCAGGAATTGGAAAAACTTAAAGAAGACGAAAACATATTATTGATATCAGATTTCAACGAGATCATATCAAAAGCCATATCAAACCAACCGGCCCCTTTTATATATGAACGTATCGGCGAAAAATACAAACACTTTTTCGCAGATGAATTTCAGGACACCTCAGAAATGCAGTGGAAAAACATACAACCGCTCATCTCAAACGCGCTGGAAGGAGAAACCTTATCCGGCAAGAAAGGAAGCCTGCTCATCGTTGGCGATGCCAAACAGGCTATTTACAGATGGCGAGGGGGCAAAGCCGAACAATTTATTGAACTCTACAATTGTTTTAACCCGTTTCAGGTTGAAAAAGAGGTCGAGAACCTTCCTAAAAACTACAGGAGTTATAGTGAGATCATCATATTCAACAATGATTTTTTCCGCCATATATCACAACATTTAACCAAGCCCGAATATTGCGACCTTTTCAAAAATAAAAGTCATCAGGAAATCAACACCAAAAAAGGGGGATATGTAAATATCGAGCTCCTTGAAAAAGAATCGTCAGACGAACTTGATTATTGCGGGGCAACGCTGGAAACCATCAATTCCCTGATCGCAAGAGGATATGAGTTAAAAGACATATGCATTCTCACAAGAAAAAAGAAAGAAGGACTGTCAATAGCACATTTTTTAACCGAAAAGAACATCCCTATAGTTTCTTCTGAATCTCTCTTGCTTAAAAACAACCGTAAGATACATTTCCTGACCAACCTGATGCAGTATGCCGCTATCCCCGAGAACAAAGAAGTACAGGTACACTTGCTTCATTTCCTCGCAGAAAAGAAGAATATTACAGACAAACACAATTTTATCAAAGAAGGGATTGACGATTTTGATTCTCTTTTAAGAAAAGAAGGGTTTGAAACGAACGATTTTACAGAGTTTCCCCTTCTGAATGCAGTTATGTATGCCATTAACAGTTTTGAACTGAGCAATGCATCCGACGCATATCTACAATATTTTTTAGATGTTATTCTCGACTTCAGCCAGCAACACCAGGGCAACTTGATTGATTTTCTCGATTACTGGGACAAGAAAAAAGACACCCTGAGTATTGTTGCCCCGGAAGGCTTGAATGCCATACAATTAATGACCGTCCACAAATCAAAAGGACTGGAATTTCCGATTGTGATATTCCCTTTTGCTCACTCCAATATTTACGAAGAGATTGATCCTAAAATCTGGCACCCTCTGCACGAAGACCTTTTCAGTATAAAATCTGCCTTATTAAGTAAAAATAAAAAAATGGCCTCCTACGGTGAACCCGGGGAAACCCTGTACAATGAAGACCAATCGAAACTGGAGCTCGATCAGTTCAACGTATTGTATGTTGCATTGACCAGGGCTGTCGAAAGGCTCTACATCATCACCCGCAAAGACATCAGCCAAAAAGGAGAAGAGTCACTGAATTATTTTTCCGGCCTTTTTATCAACTTCCTTAAAAGCAAGGGCCTTTGGAATGAAAATCAGTACATTTACTCTTTTGGTAATCCGGAACGTGTTTCAGCAAAAGCCTCGAAAGAATCAGCACAAGAAACCGTCCCGTTCTCCATCAATGAATCAAACCGCTCCAGGCTAAAACTCGTTACCAAAACCGGATCATTATGGGACACCCATCAGGAAAAAGCGATCGAAAGAGGAAACCTATACCATAATTTACTTGCCGGAATCAAATATTCCTGTCAGTTTGACGAAGCAACAGAACAAGCCCTGAATAAGGGTATTTACGACGAGGCAGAGCTAAATATCGCTAAAGATATGCTACATAAACTGATACACCATAAAGACCTGACCCGTTATTTTTCGGATGAATATATTGTTTTGAACGAAAAAGAAATTTATACTGCTGACGGCCAATCATTACGTCCGGACAGAATCGTTATTAAAAATAATAAAGCAGTGCTTATCGACTACAAAACAGGAAATACAAGCGATCGTTACATCCGTCAGATAAACACCTATGCGCAAGCTCTAAAGGATATTGGTTATGAAGTAGAAAGAAAACTTCTTGTATTTATCAATGACGAGGTAGAAATAATCGAGGTTTGA
- a CDS encoding superoxide dismutase: MAFELPKLPYAYDALEPNIDARTMEIHHTKHHNGYTNNLNGAIEGTGLAGKSIEDILTGLDMDNGAVRNNGGGYYNHNLFWEVMSPNGGGEPSGELAAAINDAFGSFEAFKDAFSKAAATRFGSGWAWLCVHKGGKVEVCSTPNQDNPLMPGVGCEGFPILGLDVWEHAYYLNYQNRRPDYIAAFFNVVNWDKVAALYAANK; encoded by the coding sequence ATGGCTTTTGAATTACCGAAATTACCGTATGCATACGATGCATTAGAACCAAATATTGATGCACGCACTATGGAAATTCATCATACCAAACATCATAACGGATATACAAACAACTTAAACGGTGCGATTGAAGGGACAGGTTTGGCAGGAAAATCGATTGAAGATATTCTGACAGGGCTGGATATGGATAATGGTGCTGTTAGAAATAATGGCGGAGGGTATTATAATCATAACCTGTTTTGGGAAGTGATGTCTCCGAACGGAGGAGGAGAGCCTTCAGGGGAGCTGGCTGCTGCCATCAATGATGCATTTGGATCTTTTGAAGCTTTTAAGGATGCTTTCTCTAAAGCTGCGGCAACGAGATTCGGATCAGGCTGGGCATGGCTTTGTGTTCATAAAGGAGGAAAGGTAGAGGTTTGTTCTACTCCTAATCAGGATAATCCTTTAATGCCGGGTGTTGGTTGTGAAGGGTTTCCGATCTTAGGGCTGGATGTATGGGAGCATGCCTATTATTTAAATTACCAGAACAGAAGACCGGATTATATTGCTGCATTCTTCAATGTGGTAAATTGGGATAAGGTGGCAGCCTTGTATGCTGCAAACAAATAA
- a CDS encoding carbohydrate kinase family protein: MTLPIKGICFGEVLWDLFPDKKKIGGAPLNVALRMQSLGCKMSIISAVGNDSNGKSLISFLNKNGIDTKNIQLKNDFPTGKVTVTLNNENNASYSIDYPAAWDKIDSCRESEAAIENTDVIVFGSLICRDKVSRQTLLNILKTAPYKVFDVNLRQPHYNFETLTTLMQQADFIKLNDNELLELSGHLGSNEKDIRKNILFISEKSNTNSVCVTRGPEGAVLYWDGKFYSHPGYTVSVVDTVGAGDSFLGALITGLMQKTAPHTALDHACAIGALVASKEGANPNVKDPEIRALMATKK, translated from the coding sequence ATGACTCTCCCTATAAAAGGAATATGCTTTGGCGAGGTTTTATGGGATCTATTCCCCGATAAAAAGAAAATCGGCGGCGCTCCGTTAAATGTTGCACTCAGAATGCAATCCCTGGGATGCAAGATGAGCATCATAAGCGCTGTCGGAAATGACAGCAATGGCAAATCACTGATATCTTTCTTAAATAAAAATGGGATAGACACAAAAAATATACAGCTCAAAAACGATTTTCCTACCGGAAAAGTAACGGTTACATTAAACAATGAAAATAACGCATCCTACTCCATTGATTATCCGGCCGCATGGGATAAAATAGACTCTTGCAGGGAAAGTGAAGCAGCAATCGAGAATACAGATGTAATTGTTTTCGGAAGTTTAATTTGCAGAGACAAAGTTTCAAGACAAACGCTTTTAAACATCCTGAAAACAGCTCCCTACAAAGTATTCGATGTAAACCTGAGACAACCCCATTACAATTTCGAGACCCTTACAACACTCATGCAGCAAGCAGATTTCATAAAACTCAATGACAACGAACTTTTAGAACTGTCCGGGCACCTGGGCTCGAATGAAAAAGACATCCGAAAAAACATCTTATTCATCTCTGAAAAATCGAACACCAACTCTGTTTGCGTTACAAGAGGACCTGAGGGGGCAGTTCTTTATTGGGACGGTAAGTTTTACTCACATCCGGGATACACCGTCAGTGTTGTCGATACGGTAGGCGCAGGAGACTCATTCCTGGGTGCATTAATAACCGGGCTCATGCAAAAGACAGCTCCTCACACTGCATTGGATCATGCTTGTGCCATAGGCGCATTGGTAGCCTCAAAAGAAGGAGCTAATCCAAATGTAAAAGACCCGGAAATACGGGCTCTGATGGCAACCAAAAAATGA
- a CDS encoding HAD-IIA family hydrolase, which produces MKKGFLIDMDGVIYGGDEMIPGADEFIATLQKENIPFLFMTNNSQRTPLDTVNKVARMGIKIKEENVYTSAMATASFLSFMKPNGTAYVLGEGGIITSLLQQGYTMANSNPDFVVVGEGRNFTLEMVNNAVDMILAGAKLIATNLDPSPKKKGWSNLGIKAVVAMIEEATGKKAFSVGKPSPVMMRSARKYLGLEARETIIIGDTMDTDILGGVQLGYTTILTLSGVSKRNILDDYAFKPDMIVDSVASIDLETAMALKHGQ; this is translated from the coding sequence ATGAAAAAAGGATTTTTAATCGACATGGACGGTGTTATTTATGGTGGTGATGAAATGATCCCGGGTGCGGATGAATTTATAGCAACACTTCAAAAAGAAAACATTCCTTTCCTGTTTATGACCAACAACAGTCAGCGCACACCTCTGGACACGGTAAACAAAGTAGCCCGGATGGGTATTAAAATAAAAGAAGAGAATGTATATACCAGCGCAATGGCCACAGCTTCTTTTCTTTCCTTTATGAAACCAAACGGCACTGCATACGTATTAGGCGAAGGCGGTATCATAACAAGCCTTTTGCAACAAGGGTATACCATGGCCAACTCAAACCCTGATTTTGTAGTGGTGGGTGAAGGCAGGAACTTCACCCTGGAAATGGTAAACAATGCCGTTGATATGATTCTTGCCGGAGCAAAGCTTATCGCAACTAATTTAGACCCTTCACCAAAAAAGAAAGGCTGGTCTAATTTAGGAATTAAAGCAGTTGTTGCCATGATCGAAGAGGCTACCGGAAAGAAAGCCTTTTCCGTAGGCAAACCAAGTCCGGTAATGATGCGGTCGGCCCGCAAATACCTGGGACTCGAAGCCAGGGAAACCATTATTATCGGAGATACGATGGACACCGATATCCTTGGAGGGGTTCAGCTGGGCTACACTACTATTCTAACACTTTCGGGCGTGTCCAAAAGAAACATCCTGGACGATTATGCCTTCAAACCTGATATGATTGTAGATTCAGTAGCTTCTATAGACCTTGAAACTGCCATGGCATTAAAACACGGACAATGA
- a CDS encoding amidophosphoribosyltransferase, whose product MSDAIKHECGIALVRLLKPLEYYKEKYGSAFYGINKMYLMMEKQHNRGQDGAGFASIKIDMKPGERYMSRVRSNQQTPIQDIFNQINSRINNTLTENPDYQDDISKLKRHTPYLGEVMLGHVRYGTFGKNSIESVHPFLRQNNWMHRNLIVAGNFNMTNVNELFDNLIQLGQHPKEKADTITVMEKIGHFLDDAVAKLYKEIKKEGYSKLEASPLIAERLNVAKILKRAAKNWDGGYAMAGLLGHGDAFVLRDPAGIRPAYYYKDDEIVVIASERPVIQTVFNVEFEDIHELDPGKAIIIKKDGSVSFKRILKPLERKACSFERIYFSRGSDAEIYEERKKLGRLLLPKILESVNDDLDNTVFSYIPNTAETSFFGMVKQAQNYLNKRKEELILKEGSKITKERLHEIISARPRIEKIAIKDAKLRTFITEDSSRDDLVAHVYDITYGSVKPTDNLVIIDDSIVRGTTLKKSILRILDRLHPKKIVVVSSAPQIRYPDCYGIDMARLEDLVAFRAALELHKDRNTYHIVEDVYKECQGQIDYKDIDVVNVVKKIYDPFTDEEISDKIASLLSPEGINAEVEIIYQSVDNLHKACPKNLGDWYFTGDYPTPGGNRVVNRAFINFYEGNKERAY is encoded by the coding sequence ATGAGTGACGCTATTAAACACGAATGCGGAATTGCCCTGGTAAGACTTTTAAAACCACTGGAGTACTACAAGGAAAAATACGGAAGTGCATTTTACGGAATCAATAAAATGTACCTGATGATGGAGAAACAGCACAACAGAGGACAAGATGGTGCCGGTTTTGCCAGTATCAAGATCGACATGAAGCCCGGAGAACGCTATATGAGCCGTGTGCGCTCAAACCAGCAAACCCCTATTCAGGATATTTTCAATCAGATCAATTCCAGAATAAACAATACACTTACCGAAAACCCGGATTATCAGGACGACATTTCGAAACTGAAAAGACATACCCCGTATTTGGGAGAGGTGATGCTCGGACATGTGCGGTATGGCACATTCGGAAAGAACAGCATCGAAAGCGTACACCCTTTTTTAAGACAAAACAACTGGATGCACCGCAACCTTATTGTGGCAGGAAATTTTAATATGACCAATGTTAATGAGTTGTTTGATAACCTGATCCAGCTCGGGCAACACCCCAAAGAAAAAGCCGACACCATTACCGTAATGGAAAAAATCGGACATTTCTTAGATGACGCAGTTGCCAAGCTATATAAAGAAATTAAAAAGGAGGGATACTCCAAGCTGGAAGCTTCTCCATTGATTGCAGAACGGTTAAATGTAGCAAAGATCCTGAAAAGGGCTGCCAAAAACTGGGATGGAGGCTATGCTATGGCCGGGCTTCTGGGACACGGTGATGCTTTTGTATTAAGAGACCCTGCGGGAATCAGACCAGCATATTACTATAAAGACGACGAAATAGTTGTAATAGCTTCTGAAAGGCCTGTGATTCAAACCGTTTTTAATGTTGAATTTGAAGACATCCACGAATTAGACCCGGGAAAAGCCATCATCATCAAAAAAGATGGCAGCGTTTCTTTTAAAAGAATCCTAAAGCCACTAGAGAGAAAAGCATGTTCTTTCGAGCGCATATACTTTTCCAGGGGAAGTGATGCCGAAATATACGAAGAGCGCAAAAAACTCGGAAGATTATTACTGCCTAAAATACTGGAAAGTGTAAACGACGACCTTGACAATACGGTGTTTTCATACATCCCAAATACCGCTGAGACCTCTTTCTTCGGTATGGTTAAACAAGCTCAGAACTATCTCAACAAAAGGAAAGAAGAGCTGATCCTGAAAGAAGGAAGCAAGATTACCAAAGAGAGGCTTCACGAGATTATTTCTGCCCGTCCGCGAATCGAAAAGATCGCCATTAAAGACGCAAAACTAAGGACTTTCATCACTGAAGACAGCAGCAGAGATGATCTGGTAGCTCACGTATACGATATCACCTACGGATCTGTAAAACCTACAGATAATTTAGTTATAATTGACGACAGTATCGTAAGAGGAACCACACTCAAAAAGAGTATTCTAAGGATTCTGGACAGGCTTCATCCTAAAAAGATCGTAGTCGTTTCTTCAGCTCCCCAGATCAGATATCCGGATTGCTACGGAATAGACATGGCACGCCTTGAAGACCTGGTAGCATTCAGAGCTGCTCTCGAATTACACAAAGACAGGAACACATATCATATTGTAGAGGACGTATACAAAGAATGCCAGGGACAGATTGACTACAAGGACATAGATGTGGTGAATGTCGTAAAAAAGATCTACGATCCTTTTACCGACGAAGAAATATCTGATAAAATAGCCTCGCTATTAAGCCCGGAAGGTATTAATGCTGAAGTCGAGATTATTTACCAGTCTGTCGACAACCTTCATAAAGCCTGCCCGAAAAACCTTGGAGACTGGTATTTTACCGGCGATTACCCTACTCCCGGCGGGAATCGCGTGGTTAACCGAGCGTTTATAAACTTTTACGAAGGAAATAAAGAACGAGCTTATTAA
- a CDS encoding PfkB family carbohydrate kinase → MSKLLIVGTVAFDAIETPFGKTDKILGGAGTYIGLAASQFGIDSNIVSVVGGDFPEEYLTMLQNKNIETSGIEIVENGKTFFWSGKYHNDLNSRDTLETQLNVLADFNPVVPEDYRDAKIVMLGNLHPGVQMSVIAQMTEKPKLIVLDTMNFWMDNTLDELLEVISKVDVITINDEEARQLSGEYSLVKAAQKIHELGPKYVVIKKGEHGALLFNHDNVFFAPALPLEDVYDPTGAGDTFAGGFVGYLSQTEDFSFENMKNAIIHGSNLASFCVEKFGTERMESLTKKEIYGRLQQFKNLTQFEIELS, encoded by the coding sequence ATGAGCAAATTACTGATTGTAGGCACAGTAGCCTTCGACGCGATTGAAACTCCTTTCGGAAAAACAGATAAAATACTTGGCGGTGCAGGCACCTATATCGGGCTGGCCGCTTCACAATTCGGAATAGACTCTAATATTGTATCTGTAGTAGGAGGTGACTTCCCTGAAGAATACCTCACCATGCTGCAAAACAAAAACATTGAAACTTCAGGGATAGAAATAGTAGAAAACGGCAAGACCTTTTTCTGGAGCGGTAAATACCACAACGATTTAAACTCAAGAGATACACTGGAGACACAATTAAATGTGCTGGCTGATTTTAACCCTGTTGTTCCTGAAGACTACAGAGATGCCAAAATCGTCATGTTAGGAAACCTCCATCCCGGCGTCCAAATGAGTGTGATTGCACAAATGACAGAGAAACCAAAATTAATCGTCCTGGACACCATGAACTTCTGGATGGACAATACACTCGACGAACTATTGGAAGTGATCAGTAAAGTTGATGTCATAACCATCAACGATGAAGAGGCCCGCCAGTTATCCGGCGAATACTCATTAGTAAAGGCTGCCCAAAAAATACATGAATTAGGCCCCAAGTATGTCGTCATTAAAAAAGGTGAACACGGAGCACTTTTATTCAACCATGATAATGTATTCTTTGCACCGGCTCTTCCTCTGGAAGATGTTTACGATCCCACCGGTGCCGGAGACACATTTGCAGGGGGCTTTGTCGGATACCTGTCTCAAACGGAAGACTTTTCATTTGAAAATATGAAGAATGCAATCATACACGGCTCCAACCTTGCTTCGTTCTGCGTTGAAAAATTCGGGACTGAACGCATGGAAAGCTTAACCAAAAAAGAGATCTACGGAAGACTGCAACAGTTTAAAAACTTAACGCAGTTTGAAATAGAACTATCATAA